TAATAAAATAGGAACAGTAGAAATTAATTTCTCAACTGATTCCTCTGCTAAAACACCTAAACTGATTAGAACACCTGTAGCTAAAAGTTTTTTAGCTTCATGCATTGCATCTTCATAAGTCATGTTTTCTGGTGGGAAAACTAGCATTTTTACAGCACGAAATAGAGAAAAAATACCTTCTCTTATAATTCTTGCAACTTTTTTGCTCGTCGTTACAAACATATTAATAGCAACTGTAACTAAATTAGAAATAAATCCTGATATAAATCCATCTTTAAATGCAATAGCTGCTTCTTTCCATTTTTCTTTTATCTTATTTCCAATTCTTATTAATCTTTCTTTTAATATTGTAAAAAATTTTTCATCCTCAAAACCATTTGAGAATCCATTTTTATAAATATCAATAATTTCATCAAATAAAGCAGTAAAAAATTCAGTAATAACTAAACCTAATGCTTGTTGAATTCCCATTTTAAAACCTTCACTAGCTCCAGTAATTGCAGCATTTTTGACAAATTTTTCACTTGTATAATAAGCTGTATTAATTTCCTTATCTATTTCTTTTCTAGCTTTTTCATCAGATTCCATAGCTTTTTTATCATCAATTTTTGATAATTCTTCAAGTTTTCTCAATTCATTTTGTTCTTGTATATTTAGTGAATCTTTTTGTTTTAATTCATCAATTTTTTCAAGCCTTTCATTCTTTTTATTAAGAAAAGTTTCCATATCATCAGCTTTTTTTGAGCGATTATTTGTAGCTGTTGTTGGTTTAAGATTTGTCTCTGTATTTGCTAAGGTACTTCCATCAATTTCTGCTAATACTCTTCCTGCATCATCATGTATTTCTTTAGCAGATTTTATATGAT
The genomic region above belongs to Arcobacter ellisii and contains:
- a CDS encoding lactate permease; this encodes MERVDRFNKRKQILKESKNLILSSEVRNENIVEHTLVKKTLNRLEETYNTDFSISSTEVKEFLEDFQKKFHEEKFNKLIIDCKNEVIKSIVTPFGLGKIIAVYDKVGGNVDTINNARNGIYSTEEEQNKYANRGDYNSDEYHKDTDFININRKYSQDRKDGNATDYMTGSKLDPNQSHDLDHIKSAKEIHDDAGRVLAEIDGSTLANTETNLKPTTATNNRSKKADDMETFLNKKNERLEKIDELKQKDSLNIQEQNELRKLEELSKIDDKKAMESDEKARKEIDKEINTAYYTSEKFVKNAAITGASEGFKMGIQQALGLVITEFFTALFDEIIDIYKNGFSNGFEDEKFFTILKERLIRIGNKIKEKWKEAAIAFKDGFISGFISNLVTVAINMFVTTSKKVARIIREGIFSLFRAVKMLVFPPENMTYEDAMHEAKKLLATGVLISLGVLAEESVEKLISTVPILLPYSSTLSTVFIGTLTGLSVTMTVYYIDKKRDDEELFKNLVESVKEDMDEINRTLELNELKIFKA